CAGGCTCAGAAACTTGCTGAGATTGGGATTGTGTCCTACGACAAGAAGAGCCTCCAGGTTGGCATTCCGGTTGAGGAGATCCCGAAAGGCTTTCATCTCTGCGCCAGGGAGCAGCGCCGGCGAGCGCTGCAACCGTCCTTCAAACCCGATCTCGTTGGCGACCAGGCAAGCCGTTTGGGTGGCGCGTTTGAGCGGACTTGAGATGACCGCGTCCACGTTGACATCCATGCCCGCCAGAGCGCGACCCACCTGCGTAGACCGCTCGATGCCCTCATCGTCCAAAGGTCGCTTCTCGTCTCGGCCGGAATTGGACTTGTGCTGCACCGCCCTTG
This genomic stretch from Terriglobales bacterium harbors:
- a CDS encoding histidine phosphatase family protein; translated protein: MIVYFMRHARAVQHKSNSGRDEKRPLDDEGIERSTQVGRALAGMDVNVDAVISSPLKRATQTACLVANEIGFEGRLQRSPALLPGAEMKAFRDLLNRNANLEALLVVGHNPNLSKFLSLLISEGASESSVDLKKCAVARADIFDGVGVLKWVLTPTMVDTLFAAKTKDSPQSKQLE